A portion of the Candidatus Binatus sp. genome contains these proteins:
- a CDS encoding glutathione S-transferase family protein, whose amino-acid sequence MKLFTYATSPYARKVRMALDYKGVSYEPFERCYSLDRKEDLRCVSLRAEVPTLVLDDGRTITDSTIISEYIEEVYPEPPLYPKDPYERARVRTIEDLCDRSFDAVGFGFWLSVLREQAPESQAMKQAAADELRRLLAVLERELGDRNFFCGEVSLADFAAICYVPGAKTMGVNLGEFARLQAWTGRMRRISVVAADQERIGKAMAELRSIADEFEGPDGRVHWRDSRLEWPIRHGFIDLVAREFHAGKMMFPPDAS is encoded by the coding sequence ATGAAGCTATTCACGTACGCGACCAGTCCGTATGCGCGCAAAGTCAGAATGGCGCTCGATTACAAGGGCGTGAGCTACGAGCCGTTCGAGCGCTGTTACTCCCTTGATCGCAAGGAAGACCTGCGCTGCGTCAGCCTTCGCGCCGAGGTTCCGACTCTGGTGCTCGATGACGGCCGAACGATTACGGACTCCACCATCATCTCCGAGTACATCGAAGAGGTTTATCCGGAGCCGCCGCTGTATCCGAAAGACCCCTACGAACGGGCGCGGGTGCGCACGATCGAAGATTTGTGCGACCGGAGCTTTGACGCGGTCGGGTTCGGCTTCTGGCTCTCGGTGTTGAGGGAACAGGCACCGGAGTCTCAGGCGATGAAGCAAGCTGCGGCAGATGAACTGCGGCGCCTACTCGCGGTGCTGGAACGTGAGCTCGGCGACCGGAATTTTTTCTGCGGTGAGGTGAGCCTGGCTGATTTCGCGGCGATCTGTTACGTGCCGGGAGCCAAGACCATGGGTGTGAATCTCGGCGAATTCGCGCGGCTGCAGGCTTGGACTGGGCGTATGCGCCGTATTTCCGTGGTGGCTGCGGACCAAGAGCGTATCGGCAAGGCGATGGCCGAGCTGCGCAGCATCGCGGATGAATTCGAGGGCCCGGACGGCCGCGTCCATTGGCGAGATAGCCGCTTGGAATGGCCGATCCGCCATGGCTTCATCGATCTTGTTGCCCGCGAGTTTCACGCGGGCAAGATGATGTTTCCGCCCGACGCGTCCTGA
- a CDS encoding nuclear transport factor 2 family protein → MTPEEQLIKRYFDAFNRHDIEGVMACYHEEPVLVSPAGKRCAGRAEVRKSYESEFAMFADAHCDLRVCTGNNGHGVAESFFSGTRAGSGRVEAIGAEVMEIVDGKIKEIRDYHQSVPAKAA, encoded by the coding sequence ATGACGCCCGAGGAACAACTGATCAAACGTTACTTTGACGCATTCAACCGCCACGACATCGAAGGAGTGATGGCGTGCTATCACGAAGAGCCGGTTCTGGTTAGCCCGGCAGGCAAGCGCTGTGCGGGTCGCGCCGAAGTGCGCAAATCGTACGAGAGCGAGTTCGCCATGTTTGCTGACGCGCACTGCGATTTGCGTGTGTGCACGGGCAACAACGGCCACGGAGTCGCGGAGTCCTTCTTCTCGGGAACGCGAGCCGGAAGCGGCAGAGTTGAGGCGATCGGCGCGGAAGTAATGGAGATCGTGGACGGCAAGATCAAGGAGATCCGCGACTATCATCAATCCGTACCGGCCAAAGCCGCATAG